Proteins found in one Maridesulfovibrio sp. genomic segment:
- the xseA gene encoding exodeoxyribonuclease VII large subunit: MKIFSVTDITRAVKDVLETEFPFIWVRGQVTNLARPASGHIYFTLTDGDAGLSVVWFKGNQRNGGNGGEESVNPLTGEIESGAPLELEDGMEILCAGHMNVYPPRGTYQLVAELVQEQGVGDLKLAFEAMKRKLSEKGYFAEDRKMDIPRSPKRVAVVTAATGAAVRDFLKIAETRGTGAEIRIYPTLVQGDAAPAQIAQALDAVSDDGWAEVTVLIRGGGSLEDLWAFNTEPVADSIFRSTVPVLCGVGHEVDVSIADYVADKRVATPSHAAQELWPRREILMQTVDEMDSSLTRSFENFLTMRYSRLETLQKGLSWLSPAQRVERLLLSFEEEGERLNRAAGKFLKTKFDTVEALGSRLSFAFGEERIERREQDLAGLQRRLARAADIFLKDKQSECETASNSLRMLDPESPLERGYSLVTIEKSGTFLRSPDEVEDGDSIRLRVKSGEVRAKVTSE, translated from the coding sequence ATGAAAATATTTTCAGTAACTGACATCACCCGCGCTGTTAAGGATGTTCTGGAAACGGAATTCCCGTTTATCTGGGTTCGGGGTCAGGTTACAAATTTAGCCCGGCCTGCGTCCGGGCATATTTATTTTACGCTTACTGACGGTGATGCCGGATTGTCCGTGGTCTGGTTCAAAGGCAATCAGCGCAATGGCGGCAACGGTGGTGAAGAATCAGTCAATCCTCTCACCGGGGAAATTGAATCCGGAGCTCCGCTGGAACTCGAGGACGGCATGGAGATTCTCTGCGCCGGACACATGAATGTATATCCTCCGCGCGGAACTTATCAACTGGTTGCCGAATTGGTTCAGGAGCAGGGCGTTGGAGATTTAAAGCTTGCCTTTGAAGCCATGAAGCGCAAGCTCTCCGAGAAAGGTTATTTTGCTGAAGATCGCAAGATGGATATCCCACGCTCACCTAAGAGGGTGGCGGTTGTTACGGCTGCCACCGGTGCGGCTGTTCGGGATTTTTTGAAGATAGCAGAAACTCGCGGAACCGGAGCTGAAATAAGAATTTATCCCACGCTGGTTCAGGGTGATGCGGCTCCGGCACAAATAGCTCAGGCCCTTGATGCCGTAAGCGATGACGGCTGGGCGGAAGTGACAGTGCTTATCCGCGGAGGCGGTTCGCTGGAAGATTTGTGGGCGTTCAATACCGAGCCTGTGGCTGATTCAATTTTTCGCTCCACTGTGCCGGTGCTTTGCGGCGTGGGGCACGAAGTCGATGTCAGCATTGCCGATTACGTGGCTGATAAGCGGGTGGCAACTCCCAGCCATGCGGCGCAGGAGCTTTGGCCCCGGCGCGAAATCCTGATGCAGACAGTTGATGAGATGGACAGCTCCCTGACCCGCAGTTTTGAGAATTTTCTGACAATGCGTTATTCCCGGCTGGAAACGTTGCAGAAAGGATTGAGCTGGCTTTCACCGGCGCAGCGCGTTGAACGGCTGCTGCTTTCCTTTGAAGAGGAAGGGGAACGCTTGAACCGTGCTGCCGGAAAATTTCTTAAAACAAAATTTGATACGGTTGAGGCATTGGGTAGCCGTTTATCTTTTGCCTTTGGCGAAGAACGTATTGAGCGCCGGGAACAGGATCTGGCCGGGTTGCAGCGAAGGCTGGCCCGAGCTGCGGATATTTTTCTTAAGGATAAGCAGTCCGAATGTGAAACTGCGTCCAACTCATTGCGTATGCTGGACCCCGAAAGTCCGCTTGAGCGCGGGTATTCTCTTGTAACGATTGAAAAAAGCGGCACGTTTCTACGCAGTCCGGACGAAGTTGAAGACGGGGATTCTATCCGTCTGCGGGTAAAATCAGGTGAGGTCCGGGCAAAGGTTACATCTGAATAA
- a CDS encoding M23 family metallopeptidase, whose amino-acid sequence MNGHKQFRIAFFTLFLMLICTSSALASVVLAYPKNVGLGEPFLVRVTSDKPLDSVSIKWKGKSVQPEIRSWDGRSVALAMFGTDVLFDKPGREKIVIETVTEGRERSFGRTVKVHKKKYRIQRLTLPEKMVTPPQEVYDKIAQDRKEVAAAKASMSQDRKWFLPFYRPTKGSQSSPYGAQRILNGKPKNPHRGLDFRGAKGTAVKAMADGKVVLVGKHYYAGNSVYVDHGNGVVTMYFHLSKIDVKEGDMVERGQLIGGIGSTGRVTGPHLHMSVSVQGRLVDPNYVLHKTTDQLLGIK is encoded by the coding sequence ATGAATGGGCATAAACAATTTCGTATAGCTTTTTTCACCCTGTTTCTGATGCTTATATGCACATCGAGTGCTTTGGCTTCAGTTGTTCTGGCTTATCCTAAAAATGTAGGGCTCGGTGAACCGTTTCTTGTGCGGGTAACATCCGATAAACCTCTTGATTCTGTTTCCATAAAATGGAAAGGCAAAAGCGTGCAGCCGGAGATCCGCTCATGGGACGGACGCTCCGTTGCGCTGGCGATGTTCGGAACAGACGTGCTTTTTGATAAACCCGGACGGGAGAAGATCGTCATTGAAACAGTAACCGAAGGTCGCGAGCGTTCTTTCGGCCGTACTGTTAAGGTCCATAAGAAAAAATACAGGATTCAGCGGCTGACCCTGCCTGAAAAAATGGTCACCCCGCCCCAAGAAGTCTATGACAAGATAGCGCAGGATCGTAAGGAAGTAGCTGCTGCCAAGGCTTCAATGAGTCAGGACCGCAAATGGTTTCTTCCTTTCTATCGTCCAACTAAAGGTTCACAGTCCAGTCCTTACGGGGCGCAGCGTATCCTGAACGGGAAACCCAAGAACCCGCATCGCGGACTTGATTTCCGGGGAGCTAAAGGGACCGCCGTTAAAGCCATGGCCGACGGTAAGGTGGTACTGGTCGGAAAGCATTACTACGCTGGAAACTCCGTGTATGTGGATCACGGTAACGGAGTGGTCACTATGTATTTCCATCTTTCAAAGATAGATGTTAAGGAAGGCGATATGGTTGAACGGGGCCAGCTTATCGGCGGCATCGGTTCAACAGGAAGGGTCACCGGACCGCATCTGCATATGAGTGTGTCAGTGCAGGGCAGACTGGTTGACCCGAATTACGTATTACACAAAACTACAGACCAACTGCTTGGTATTAAATAA
- a CDS encoding proline--tRNA ligase has protein sequence MRLSRYYIPTLKEDPSEAEVVSHKLLMRAGMIRKLTSGIYSYLPLGFKSVNKVASIVREEMNRAGALEVLMPMVQPGDLWKETGRWDYYGKELLRINDRHGRDYCLGPTHEEVVTDLVRGEVKSYKQLPINLYQIQTKFRDEIRPRFGLMRGREFIMKDGYSFDKDEAGAEESYRGMFEAYKKAFTRIGLDFRPVQADSGAIGGDFSHEFHVLADTGEDTIAVCQDEKCGYAANLEKAKVAAPAGESMLSAECAAIEEVATPGKHTVEEVCEFLGVSQDKLVKTLLFTVDGEPVAALVRGDRELNDVKLRNLVGGNEIEMASEEQVKEWTGAPVGFAGPVGLKIERVFADHELLAATDWIAGANKGDTHIRHLSLGRDCKIEQFADLRVITEADPCPECGAAIEFTKGIEVGHVFKLGSKYSKSMEAVFLDENGKSQPMVMGCYGIGVSRIVASAIEQNNDENGAIFPPTIAPFEVCVISLGGKDAAVNEKAEELYNELMDMGIDAAYDDRKERPGVKFADADLIGYPMQLVIGGKGLKNGIVEAKNRKTGEKTELPLDGFSEAFKTWRAEMWQSWGLEAK, from the coding sequence ATGCGTTTAAGCCGTTACTATATTCCCACATTGAAAGAAGATCCTTCCGAAGCGGAAGTGGTTTCCCATAAACTGCTGATGCGTGCGGGCATGATCCGTAAGCTGACCAGCGGTATCTACAGCTACCTGCCGCTGGGCTTTAAGTCCGTGAACAAGGTTGCCAGCATCGTGCGTGAAGAAATGAACCGCGCCGGAGCGCTGGAAGTGCTTATGCCGATGGTTCAGCCCGGCGACCTCTGGAAGGAAACAGGACGCTGGGATTATTACGGAAAAGAACTGCTGCGCATTAATGACCGTCACGGACGTGATTACTGCCTCGGACCAACCCACGAAGAAGTTGTTACTGATCTCGTGCGCGGAGAAGTCAAATCGTACAAGCAGTTGCCCATCAATCTATATCAGATCCAGACCAAGTTCCGTGATGAAATCCGCCCCCGTTTCGGCCTGATGCGCGGCCGTGAATTCATCATGAAAGACGGTTACTCTTTTGATAAAGATGAGGCCGGAGCAGAAGAATCCTATCGTGGTATGTTTGAGGCCTACAAAAAAGCCTTTACCCGTATCGGACTTGATTTTCGCCCCGTACAGGCGGACTCAGGTGCTATCGGCGGTGATTTTTCGCATGAATTCCATGTACTGGCCGATACCGGTGAAGATACCATCGCAGTATGCCAGGACGAAAAATGCGGCTATGCGGCCAACCTTGAAAAAGCCAAGGTTGCAGCGCCCGCCGGTGAAAGCATGCTCAGTGCCGAGTGCGCTGCTATTGAAGAAGTAGCCACTCCGGGTAAGCACACCGTGGAAGAAGTCTGCGAATTTCTGGGTGTAAGTCAGGATAAGCTGGTCAAGACCCTGCTCTTTACCGTTGACGGTGAACCTGTTGCCGCTCTGGTTCGTGGCGATCGTGAGTTGAATGACGTTAAGCTGCGCAATCTGGTCGGCGGAAATGAGATTGAAATGGCAAGCGAAGAGCAGGTCAAGGAATGGACCGGAGCTCCTGTCGGCTTCGCCGGACCTGTCGGACTCAAGATTGAGCGCGTATTCGCCGATCATGAACTGCTCGCCGCAACCGATTGGATTGCAGGGGCCAACAAAGGTGACACACACATCAGGCACCTTTCACTCGGCCGTGACTGCAAAATCGAACAGTTCGCAGACCTGCGGGTAATCACAGAGGCTGATCCCTGCCCCGAGTGCGGCGCTGCCATTGAATTTACCAAGGGAATCGAAGTGGGACACGTTTTCAAACTCGGTTCCAAATATTCCAAATCCATGGAAGCTGTTTTTCTTGATGAGAATGGAAAGAGCCAGCCCATGGTTATGGGCTGTTACGGTATCGGTGTTTCCCGTATTGTTGCTTCCGCCATTGAGCAGAACAATGATGAAAACGGCGCAATCTTCCCCCCGACCATCGCACCTTTTGAAGTGTGCGTGATTTCCCTCGGCGGTAAGGATGCCGCTGTTAATGAAAAAGCGGAAGAACTCTACAATGAGCTTATGGATATGGGCATCGATGCAGCCTACGATGACCGCAAGGAACGTCCGGGCGTTAAATTTGCTGACGCTGACCTGATCGGTTATCCCATGCAGCTGGTTATCGGCGGCAAGGGACTGAAAAACGGCATTGTCGAAGCCAAAAACCGTAAGACCGGTGAAAAAACTGAACTTCCCCTTGATGGTTTCAGTGAAGCCTTCAAAACATGGCGTGCCGAGATGTGGCAGTCATGGGGACTTGAAGCTAAATAA
- the dxs gene encoding 1-deoxy-D-xylulose-5-phosphate synthase, translating into MSKNGNSCGCGKYELLQKIKSPAQIQGLSYEEMTQLATELRQCIINTVSVGGGHLAPSLGVIELTLALMKSFDLERDRLVWDVGHQAYAHKILTGRYNEFHTLRQKGGISGFPRMAENPYDHFGVGHSSTSISAALGMAVASDLEGEKRNCVAVIGDGSMTAGQAFEGLNQAGGMKRKMVVVLNDNEMSISDNVGALSAFLSRKLSHPVMNRFKKDFESILKQIPKIGDDLAMYAKRGEDSFKSFFTPGMLFEALDFTYLGPIDGHNLEQLVDVFEQVKKIDTPVLVHVLTKKGKGYTPAENNPTHFHGVGSFEPETGRAKKFKGGLPSYTEVFGKTLCKMAEKDDKIVAITAAMPEGTGTDSFREQFPDRFVDVGICEQHAVTFAAGLATMGYKPAVAIYSTFLQRSYDQVVHDVCLQNLNVNFFLDRGGLVGADGATHHGVFDMSFLRHIPNLVFMAPKDEAELSRMVRTAVDFNGPAAVRYPRGVGIGAILEETPSLLEIGEGELLRDGFDGVVITVGSRVWPAVEAVEEIDEKYGKAVAVFNARFIKPLPEKQILELASRFKKILIVEENAKAGGFSSAVVEMLVDNNALDGHEIKRLGIPDEFIEHGTQQELRSELGIDIEGMKAAMVEMLGLD; encoded by the coding sequence ATGAGCAAAAATGGAAATTCCTGCGGATGCGGAAAATATGAGCTACTGCAGAAAATAAAAAGTCCTGCGCAGATTCAAGGGTTAAGCTATGAGGAAATGACCCAACTGGCAACTGAGCTGCGTCAGTGCATAATAAATACCGTTTCCGTTGGTGGTGGACATTTGGCTCCATCCCTCGGTGTCATTGAGCTTACCCTGGCTCTGATGAAGAGTTTCGACCTTGAGCGGGACCGTCTGGTCTGGGACGTTGGTCATCAGGCTTATGCCCACAAGATTTTGACCGGTCGATACAATGAATTCCACACCCTGCGTCAGAAAGGCGGAATCAGCGGGTTCCCGCGTATGGCTGAGAATCCCTATGACCATTTTGGCGTAGGTCATTCCAGCACATCTATTTCTGCGGCTCTCGGTATGGCTGTAGCCAGTGACCTTGAGGGTGAAAAGCGCAATTGCGTGGCCGTTATCGGAGATGGTTCCATGACTGCCGGTCAAGCCTTTGAAGGTCTTAATCAGGCCGGGGGAATGAAGCGCAAGATGGTGGTAGTGCTTAACGATAATGAAATGTCCATTTCAGATAACGTCGGCGCTCTTTCCGCTTTTCTGAGCCGTAAGCTTTCTCACCCGGTTATGAATCGCTTTAAAAAGGATTTTGAATCAATCCTCAAGCAGATTCCCAAAATCGGTGATGATCTGGCAATGTACGCCAAACGCGGTGAGGATTCCTTTAAGAGCTTCTTCACTCCGGGAATGCTTTTCGAGGCTCTGGATTTTACCTATCTCGGTCCCATAGACGGTCACAATCTGGAACAGCTGGTTGATGTGTTTGAGCAGGTCAAAAAAATTGACACCCCGGTACTGGTCCACGTGCTGACCAAGAAAGGTAAAGGCTACACACCGGCCGAGAATAATCCAACCCATTTTCATGGTGTAGGCAGCTTCGAGCCGGAGACGGGCCGGGCTAAAAAGTTCAAGGGCGGACTGCCGTCCTATACTGAAGTCTTTGGTAAAACTCTGTGCAAGATGGCGGAAAAGGACGATAAAATTGTCGCTATAACCGCTGCCATGCCCGAAGGAACCGGAACCGACTCTTTCCGTGAACAGTTCCCGGACCGTTTTGTGGACGTGGGTATCTGTGAGCAGCATGCAGTGACTTTCGCTGCCGGTCTGGCCACGATGGGTTATAAACCCGCAGTGGCTATTTATTCTACTTTTTTGCAGCGTTCTTATGATCAGGTGGTACACGATGTCTGCCTGCAGAATTTGAACGTGAACTTTTTCCTTGATCGCGGTGGACTGGTCGGCGCTGACGGGGCAACTCATCACGGCGTGTTTGATATGTCTTTCCTGCGTCATATTCCGAATCTCGTTTTCATGGCTCCCAAGGATGAGGCGGAACTCTCACGTATGGTCAGGACAGCTGTTGATTTCAACGGTCCTGCTGCGGTGCGCTATCCTCGCGGCGTGGGCATTGGTGCTATTCTTGAAGAAACCCCCAGCCTCCTTGAAATAGGCGAGGGTGAACTCCTACGCGACGGATTTGACGGTGTGGTTATCACTGTCGGTTCCAGAGTGTGGCCCGCAGTGGAAGCTGTGGAGGAAATTGACGAGAAGTACGGTAAGGCTGTCGCGGTCTTTAATGCCCGCTTTATCAAACCGCTGCCCGAAAAACAGATTCTGGAACTGGCCTCGCGGTTTAAGAAAATTCTTATTGTCGAAGAAAATGCCAAAGCAGGCGGATTCAGTTCCGCTGTTGTGGAAATGCTGGTGGATAACAACGCCCTTGACGGTCACGAAATCAAGCGGCTCGGTATACCTGATGAGTTTATTGAGCACGGCACCCAGCAGGAACTGCGTAGCGAACTCGGTATAGACATCGAGGGTATGAAAGCAGCCATGGTGGAAATGCTCGGTCTGGATTAA
- a CDS encoding long-chain fatty acid--CoA ligase, producing the protein MEIKRPWLDHYDPEVPQTVDFKNRPVFEYLDLTAEKWPKRKAIEFQNWSITYEKLRREVEIMAANLRKLGIEQGDRVAIMLPNTPQMIMTYFAILKAGAIVTLTNPLYMETEIVHQLNDSGAKMLITIDMLWSKVEKLRDQLPVRKYLVTQISDTLKFPLNWLYRLKRMREQSSPKVPYNESSILKWNTLRAGKDRYSASNIRPEDTALLQYTGGTTGLSKGCNLTHANLGANMQQAHAMLSHLGDDKEIVLGILPYFHIYGLTVCLNFPTLLGATMVPFPRYVPLDVLKTMHKLKPTLFPGAPALYISLLQQKELSKYDVKSVKYCLSGSSPMPVEAIKQFKEVFGATIIEGFGLTEASPVTHLNPLIGKKKPGSIGMPLPSTDAAIVDMEVGSVQLPPGKMGELVVRGPQVMKGYYNKADETAGTLRNGWLYTGDIAYMDEEGYFYIVDRKKDMIISSGYNIYPREVDEVLYKHPKIQEAVTVGLPHKTRGEIIKVYIVLKEGQEMDRAEVVAYCREKLAGYKVPRKVEFRNELPKTMVGKVLRRALREEEEQKRKSK; encoded by the coding sequence GTGGAGATCAAACGCCCGTGGCTGGATCATTACGATCCGGAAGTGCCCCAGACTGTGGATTTTAAAAATAGGCCGGTATTTGAATATCTGGACCTGACTGCGGAAAAATGGCCGAAACGTAAGGCCATCGAATTCCAGAACTGGTCGATCACATACGAAAAACTGAGACGCGAAGTAGAAATAATGGCGGCCAATCTGCGCAAGCTCGGTATCGAGCAGGGCGACAGGGTTGCTATCATGCTGCCCAATACTCCGCAGATGATCATGACCTATTTCGCAATTCTCAAAGCAGGGGCTATCGTAACCCTGACCAACCCGCTTTATATGGAAACCGAAATCGTTCACCAGCTCAATGATTCCGGTGCCAAGATGCTCATCACCATCGATATGCTCTGGTCAAAAGTGGAAAAACTGCGCGATCAACTCCCCGTGCGGAAATATCTGGTCACCCAGATTTCGGATACCCTCAAGTTCCCCCTTAACTGGCTCTACAGATTAAAACGGATGCGGGAACAAAGTTCTCCGAAAGTACCCTACAATGAGTCCTCAATTCTAAAATGGAACACCCTGAGAGCAGGGAAAGACCGCTACAGCGCATCAAATATCAGGCCGGAAGACACCGCCCTGCTGCAATATACAGGTGGCACAACCGGACTTTCCAAAGGTTGCAACCTGACTCATGCCAACCTCGGCGCGAATATGCAGCAGGCCCACGCCATGCTCAGCCATCTCGGTGATGATAAGGAAATTGTGTTGGGTATTCTGCCTTATTTCCACATCTACGGCCTGACTGTATGCCTCAACTTTCCTACCCTCCTCGGCGCGACTATGGTTCCTTTCCCGCGCTACGTGCCCCTTGATGTGCTCAAAACCATGCACAAATTAAAGCCGACCCTGTTCCCTGGAGCACCGGCGCTCTACATTTCCCTGCTGCAACAGAAAGAGCTGAGCAAATATGACGTAAAATCTGTTAAGTACTGTCTTTCCGGTTCCTCACCAATGCCGGTTGAAGCTATCAAACAGTTCAAGGAAGTTTTCGGAGCTACGATTATTGAAGGATTCGGCCTGACTGAAGCGTCCCCGGTAACTCACCTCAACCCGCTTATTGGCAAAAAGAAACCCGGTTCAATTGGTATGCCCTTACCTTCTACCGATGCCGCCATTGTTGATATGGAAGTCGGCAGTGTGCAGCTGCCTCCCGGAAAAATGGGTGAACTGGTGGTCCGCGGCCCGCAGGTTATGAAGGGTTACTATAATAAAGCCGATGAAACCGCCGGAACACTGCGTAACGGCTGGCTCTACACCGGAGACATCGCCTACATGGATGAGGAAGGATACTTCTACATTGTAGATCGCAAAAAAGACATGATCATTTCAAGCGGCTACAATATCTATCCTCGTGAAGTGGATGAGGTCTTATACAAGCATCCCAAAATTCAGGAAGCTGTCACGGTAGGTCTGCCCCACAAGACCCGTGGCGAAATCATCAAGGTTTACATTGTTCTTAAGGAAGGTCAGGAAATGGACCGCGCCGAAGTGGTGGCTTATTGCCGCGAAAAACTCGCAGGTTACAAGGTGCCTAGGAAAGTTGAATTCCGCAATGAACTGCCCAAGACAATGGTCGGAAAAGTTCTGCGCCGTGCCCTGCGCGAGGAAGAAGAGCAAAAAAGAAAATCAAAATAA
- a CDS encoding farnesyl diphosphate synthase — protein MTVKEKLAVHAAEVEKYLGECLKDKGIPENLLESMNYSLMAGGKRLRPVLVLVWARMLGADKEAVMPFAASLEMIHTYSLIHDDLPAMDDDDLRRGKPSNHKQFDEATAILAGDGLLTEAFGFMATADAPAEHVVEAIALMAKSAGSAGMVGGQVVDMSYTGREGVTLDELRVMHSMKTGALILSACKSGAILAKGAEATDDDVKRAEEYGRLIGVAFQIVDDVLDVVGDEATLGKPVGSDIEQGKSTYPSLIGLEESKELARKYIDEAVELLSPYSGEEAEFLAELARYIVDRVY, from the coding sequence ATGACAGTTAAAGAAAAACTCGCGGTTCATGCTGCGGAGGTTGAAAAATATCTTGGCGAATGTCTGAAAGACAAGGGTATTCCTGAAAATCTTCTGGAATCCATGAATTACAGCCTGATGGCCGGCGGTAAGAGACTGCGCCCGGTACTGGTGCTGGTATGGGCCCGGATGCTCGGAGCTGATAAAGAAGCGGTTATGCCTTTTGCAGCCAGTCTGGAAATGATCCATACTTATTCGCTTATCCATGATGACCTTCCGGCCATGGATGATGACGATCTGCGTCGCGGTAAGCCCTCGAACCACAAACAGTTTGACGAGGCTACAGCAATTCTCGCCGGTGACGGCCTGCTTACCGAAGCTTTCGGATTTATGGCCACCGCGGATGCCCCGGCCGAACATGTAGTGGAAGCGATTGCTCTGATGGCCAAATCTGCCGGAAGTGCCGGCATGGTCGGCGGGCAGGTAGTTGATATGAGCTACACCGGACGTGAAGGAGTGACTCTTGACGAGCTTCGGGTGATGCATTCCATGAAGACCGGAGCGCTTATTCTTTCTGCTTGTAAATCAGGTGCAATTCTGGCTAAAGGAGCAGAGGCGACCGACGATGATGTCAAACGTGCGGAAGAGTACGGAAGACTGATCGGCGTAGCTTTTCAGATCGTTGACGATGTTCTGGATGTGGTCGGCGATGAGGCCACCCTCGGTAAACCCGTGGGCAGTGACATTGAGCAGGGTAAATCAACTTATCCCAGTCTTATCGGTCTTGAAGAGAGTAAGGAGCTGGCCCGCAAGTATATTGATGAGGCCGTTGAACTCCTTTCGCCTTATTCAGGTGAAGAAGCCGAATTTCTTGCTGAACTGGCCCGTTATATCGTGGACAGGGTTTATTAG
- a CDS encoding exodeoxyribonuclease VII small subunit has translation MKKESKTFEDRLDRLKAIVSSLEQGDLPLEEGVALFKEGRTLSRKCAEQLEKARNEVKIVTDGGVEDFDVDTEEDTEDDS, from the coding sequence TTGAAAAAAGAAAGTAAAACATTTGAAGATCGCTTGGACCGCTTGAAGGCGATAGTGTCCTCCCTTGAACAGGGAGACCTGCCCCTTGAAGAAGGTGTGGCCCTCTTTAAAGAAGGTCGTACCCTTTCCAGAAAATGTGCAGAACAGCTGGAAAAGGCCCGTAATGAAGTGAAAATAGTCACCGACGGCGGAGTGGAAGACTTCGACGTAGATACAGAAGAGGATACAGAGGATGACAGTTAA
- the ispG gene encoding flavodoxin-dependent (E)-4-hydroxy-3-methylbut-2-enyl-diphosphate synthase: MINRKKTRELFIGDVGIGGDNPIRVQSMCNTDTRDAIATGAQIDALAEAGCEIVRVAVPDEEAAKALVQIRKNSPVPLVADIHFDYRLALAAIDAGIDALRINPGNIGGEDKVDSVVAAAKEHSVPIRIGVNGGSLDKALLAKYGGPTPEAMVESALEHVALLEKRDFYNTKISLKSSSVLNTIAAYKLLAEKVDYPQHVGITEAGTLVRGAVKSSVGLGILFWEGLGDTMRVSLTHDPVAEVGVAWEILRSLGLRERGPEIVSCPTCGRTEIDLIGLAQKVEDNLRGVKETFTVAVMGCVVNGPGEAREADIGIAGGRGLGIIFRKGEVIRKVKGDENLLPEFMKEIELFLKEKRGQ, translated from the coding sequence ATGATCAATAGAAAAAAGACCCGAGAATTGTTCATCGGGGATGTCGGCATTGGCGGAGACAACCCGATCAGGGTCCAGTCCATGTGCAACACTGATACCCGCGACGCTATTGCCACCGGGGCGCAGATTGACGCTCTGGCCGAGGCCGGATGCGAAATCGTGCGTGTAGCTGTTCCCGATGAAGAAGCCGCTAAAGCATTGGTGCAGATCCGCAAAAATTCTCCGGTGCCGTTGGTGGCGGACATTCATTTTGATTACCGTCTTGCCCTTGCGGCTATTGACGCCGGAATAGACGCACTGCGCATCAACCCCGGTAACATCGGCGGAGAGGACAAGGTTGATTCCGTTGTCGCTGCTGCCAAGGAACACAGCGTTCCTATCCGCATCGGCGTAAACGGTGGCTCACTGGACAAAGCACTGCTCGCCAAGTATGGCGGTCCGACCCCGGAAGCGATGGTCGAAAGCGCGCTGGAACACGTGGCTTTGCTGGAAAAGAGAGATTTCTACAACACCAAGATTTCCCTGAAATCATCATCTGTACTGAATACCATAGCAGCTTACAAATTGCTGGCTGAAAAGGTGGATTACCCGCAGCATGTGGGCATTACTGAAGCCGGTACTCTGGTGCGCGGCGCGGTCAAATCATCCGTTGGACTGGGTATCCTGTTCTGGGAAGGGCTGGGCGATACCATGCGTGTTTCCCTGACTCATGATCCGGTTGCTGAAGTCGGCGTTGCGTGGGAAATCCTGCGTTCGCTGGGACTTCGTGAGCGCGGCCCGGAAATCGTTTCCTGCCCCACATGTGGGAGAACAGAGATTGACCTTATCGGACTGGCCCAGAAAGTTGAAGATAATCTACGCGGCGTAAAGGAAACTTTTACCGTCGCGGTTATGGGGTGCGTGGTAAACGGTCCCGGCGAAGCCCGCGAGGCTGATATCGGTATTGCCGGAGGCCGAGGACTGGGCATCATCTTCCGTAAGGGCGAAGTTATACGCAAAGTCAAGGGCGATGAAAATCTGCTGCCTGAATTTATGAAAGAAATCGAATTATTTTTGAAAGAAAAGAGAGGACAATAA
- a CDS encoding uracil-DNA glycosylase — protein MRVNFCLHGYEVHESWRGFFTLPRMMELDRISSSIGNDFTPAADKVLRFSKMDLSNVKVVILGQDPYPQAGVATGRAFEVGDIKSWEDPVNNSLGNMIKLFHKNYMELDEVAGISVVRKDIANGNFPLLPPKKLFPHLEEQGVLFLNTALTCKVGESNSHREKWQSFADGLLRFIYRKNPQARWLLWGGNACEMGDFVPVANKLESHHPMLYTKKPGSFLGENHFAKCPEINWVK, from the coding sequence ATGAGAGTTAATTTTTGTTTGCACGGTTATGAGGTGCATGAGTCTTGGCGTGGATTTTTTACCCTTCCCCGGATGATGGAACTGGACAGGATCAGCTCTTCAATCGGAAATGATTTTACGCCCGCTGCTGATAAAGTATTAAGGTTTAGCAAGATGGACCTTTCCAATGTGAAAGTAGTCATCCTCGGACAGGACCCGTATCCGCAGGCGGGGGTTGCCACCGGCAGAGCCTTTGAAGTTGGTGACATCAAAAGCTGGGAAGATCCGGTAAATAATTCACTGGGCAATATGATCAAACTTTTTCATAAGAATTACATGGAGCTTGACGAAGTGGCCGGTATTAGCGTGGTACGTAAGGATATCGCTAATGGTAACTTTCCGCTCCTGCCTCCGAAAAAACTGTTCCCGCACCTTGAAGAGCAGGGCGTTCTCTTTTTAAATACCGCCCTGACCTGCAAAGTAGGCGAGTCGAACAGCCATCGCGAAAAATGGCAATCATTCGCCGACGGTCTGCTTCGCTTCATTTACCGGAAAAATCCTCAGGCCAGATGGCTTCTCTGGGGTGGAAACGCATGCGAAATGGGAGATTTCGTTCCAGTTGCAAATAAGCTTGAGAGTCATCATCCCATGCTTTACACCAAGAAGCCCGGTTCGTTCCTTGGTGAAAATCATTTTGCCAAATGTCCGGAGATAAACTGGGTAAAGTAA